From the genome of Triticum aestivum cultivar Chinese Spring chromosome 3B, IWGSC CS RefSeq v2.1, whole genome shotgun sequence, one region includes:
- the LOC123065265 gene encoding uncharacterized protein, with the protein MAMDLQHPQPLHLVFPDPSSLGWAEQPWRRIRSVHGRSTSGSADHGQRPDGGGYRRGCCSALRSLHVTSSAFGGQTLLRLRPRGTLIVGGFIFLRSDSVQTHMVNIQFQKNVLLQLVTLYMDFKLDESYTLSKISIWTGDGFHNLKAIPLF; encoded by the exons ATGGCGATGGATCTGCAGCATCCGCAGCCGCTCCACCTCGTGTTCCCTGACCCTTCTTCTCTAGGCTGGGCAGAGCAACCATGGCGGCGAATCCGCAGCGTCCATGGTCGCTCCACCTCAGGCAGCGCGGATCACGGCCAGCGGCCCGATGGAGGCGGGTACCGGCGCGGTTGCTGTTCTGCCCTGCGCTCCCTCCATGTCACCTCCTCCGCCTTCGGTGGCCAGACGCTTCTTCGACTCCGGCCTAG GGGCACCCTCATCGTTGGCGGATTTATATTTCTCAGGTCAGACAGTGTGCAGACACACATggtcaacatccagtttcagaagaATGTACTGCTGCAG CTTGTTACTCTCTACATGGATTTCAAGTTGGATGAGAGCTACACACTGAGCAAGATCTCCATCTGGACTGGCGACGGCTTCCACAATCTCAAGGCAATTCCTCTTTTCTGA